The proteins below come from a single Gemmatimonadaceae bacterium genomic window:
- the rpoB gene encoding DNA-directed RNA polymerase subunit beta → MKEISFAKLDPGMNMPHLLDIQTRAFESLLQLDATLHDREDIGLERVFKDLFPITDVHENFSLEFKSYTLGNPKYSVAECIERDMTYSAPLKATLQLVIFEETEAGKRPKNIIEKEVYLGELPLLTPLGTFVINGAERVIVSQLHRSPGVVFEESTHPNGQRLISARIIPFRGSWVEFTVDIHDVIYVHIDKKKKFPATALLRAFGYGTNSSILRLFFGERNLDLVKKRESRTDQREVLGAIIAENITLAGEAVDPEAPKLKTKKLRTQLERDQSELLVSEGDELTEEVFNRLRRLRIDRIKVFASYTTIDLRDEMDAIERLERPQRRVLAVDAVNLETGEVIVDKDATLTDAVIRKLRKAEINKVQVFVTSGRAESMLIKNTLAKDPTHAEEEALRQIYSLLRPGDAPNRETAKQALERLFFSPKRYDLGRVGRYKINQRLLTNRPASETVLTKEDFVAIIRYLMELHEGRGYTDDIDHLGNRRIRSVGELIANQFSVGLSRMARLVKERMSINTDPEKISLDDLVNARTVSAVIQAFFGSSQLSQFMDQTNPLAELTHKRRLSALGPGGLTRERAGFEVRDVHYSQYGRMCPIETPEGPNIGLITSLACFAQVNDLGFIETPYRVVRNSKVTDEISWLDANREEDIVIAQANARLNPDGSFVDELVLCRQRGDVPLVQPNRIDYMDVAPEQLVSIAAALIPFLEHDDANRALMGSNMQRQAVPLLNPRTPLVGTGLEEKVARDSGATIIAHRSGTVTSVTADEIIVDTGTGSEGKGKKDNADRPLSRLTQHDRYKIKKYWRTNQDTAINQRPIVLRGQKVKAGDVLADGASTEFGQLALGANVTVAFMPWYGHNFEDAIVLSERLVKEDVYSSIHIQELELHVRDTKRGQEEITREIPNVAEEALTDLDERGIVRIGAHVKPGDILVGKITPKGETELSPEEKLLTAIFGEKAKDVKDSSLKVPPGMEGVVIDVKIFSRVDDQVVEKDRGERIGEIRRLEGEEKIRVNEVRDAELQDLLEGQTVALALKSGTVEEAIQAGTKLTPAILKDLKLSALDLKTFRVENKSMNEKVRTIIDAANDEKAKLEEKAEERIDRVLQPDELPPGVIQLVKVYMAEKRKISVGDKMAGRHGNKGIVARIVPEEDMPFLPDGRPVDIVLNPLGVPSRMNVGQILETHLGWAARLLGFYAKTPVFQGANEREIGLLLKLAAVAWVRDALDLTAPGVRISDAEIRGIVADTRHDVVGEGERVELLADATINDLSKRGVSAETRDVFNRIRDFVTAAAKELAEREYSELDNQIAFHRGSDEDEEASAATKQQYRTAANQVEKRREADETSVLGGLELPALAASLGKKSDIDVDQAAAELMRLAGISAGGKVRLRDGRTGETFSNPVTVGEIYMLKLSHLVDDKIHARSIGPYSLVTQQPLAGKAQFGGQRFGEMEVWALEAYGAAHTLQEILTVKSDDVNGRSRVYEAIVKGQNLPEPGIPESFNVLVQELKALGIHVSMGANVTSGYGLGNQGSAAGNGSGSEE, encoded by the coding sequence GTCCACGAGAATTTCTCGCTGGAATTCAAGAGCTACACGCTCGGGAATCCGAAATACTCCGTCGCCGAGTGCATCGAGCGCGACATGACCTACTCGGCCCCGCTAAAGGCGACGCTGCAGCTGGTCATCTTCGAGGAGACGGAAGCGGGCAAGCGCCCCAAGAACATCATCGAAAAGGAAGTCTATCTCGGTGAGCTTCCGCTGCTCACTCCTCTCGGAACCTTCGTCATCAATGGCGCCGAGCGCGTCATCGTGAGCCAGCTCCACCGCTCCCCCGGAGTGGTGTTCGAGGAATCCACCCACCCCAACGGCCAGCGCCTCATCTCGGCGCGCATCATCCCGTTCCGCGGATCGTGGGTCGAGTTCACGGTGGACATTCACGACGTCATCTACGTTCACATCGACAAGAAGAAGAAGTTCCCGGCCACCGCGCTCCTCCGCGCGTTCGGATACGGCACGAACTCTTCGATCCTCCGTCTCTTCTTCGGCGAGCGCAATCTCGACCTGGTGAAGAAGCGCGAGAGCCGCACGGACCAGCGCGAAGTTCTCGGCGCAATCATCGCCGAGAACATCACGCTCGCCGGCGAGGCAGTGGACCCCGAGGCTCCCAAGCTCAAGACCAAGAAGTTGCGCACGCAGCTGGAGCGCGACCAGTCGGAGCTGCTCGTCTCCGAAGGCGACGAGTTGACCGAAGAGGTGTTCAACCGCCTGCGCCGTCTCAGGATCGACCGTATCAAGGTCTTCGCGTCGTACACGACGATCGATCTCCGCGACGAGATGGACGCGATCGAGCGCCTCGAGCGCCCGCAGCGGCGCGTCCTCGCCGTTGACGCCGTGAACCTCGAGACCGGCGAAGTCATCGTTGACAAGGACGCGACGCTCACCGACGCGGTGATCAGGAAGCTCCGCAAGGCCGAGATCAACAAGGTCCAGGTGTTCGTGACCTCCGGCCGCGCCGAATCCATGCTCATCAAGAACACGCTGGCGAAGGATCCGACACACGCCGAGGAAGAGGCGCTGCGCCAGATCTACTCCCTGCTCAGACCGGGCGACGCGCCAAATCGTGAAACGGCCAAGCAGGCTTTGGAACGTCTCTTCTTCTCGCCGAAGCGCTACGACCTCGGACGCGTCGGACGCTACAAGATCAACCAACGCCTCCTCACCAACCGCCCCGCGAGCGAGACGGTTCTGACAAAGGAGGATTTCGTCGCGATCATCCGCTACCTCATGGAGCTGCACGAGGGACGCGGCTACACGGACGACATCGATCACCTCGGCAACCGCCGCATCCGCTCGGTCGGCGAGCTCATCGCCAACCAGTTCTCGGTCGGTCTCTCCCGCATGGCGCGCCTGGTGAAGGAGCGCATGTCGATCAACACCGATCCGGAAAAGATCTCACTCGACGACCTCGTCAACGCGCGTACGGTGAGCGCGGTGATCCAGGCGTTCTTCGGATCGTCGCAACTGTCGCAGTTCATGGATCAGACCAATCCGCTCGCCGAGCTGACGCACAAGCGTCGCCTCTCGGCGCTCGGACCGGGTGGTCTCACGCGCGAGCGCGCCGGCTTCGAGGTGCGCGACGTCCACTATTCGCAGTACGGACGCATGTGCCCCATCGAGACGCCTGAAGGTCCGAACATCGGACTCATCACGTCGCTCGCGTGCTTCGCCCAGGTGAACGACCTGGGCTTCATCGAGACTCCGTACCGCGTTGTGCGGAACAGCAAGGTGACGGACGAGATCTCGTGGCTCGACGCGAACCGCGAGGAAGACATCGTCATCGCGCAGGCCAACGCGCGCCTCAATCCCGACGGATCGTTCGTGGACGAGCTGGTGCTCTGCCGCCAGCGCGGAGACGTACCGCTGGTGCAGCCGAACCGCATTGACTACATGGACGTGGCGCCGGAGCAGCTCGTCTCCATCGCCGCCGCGCTCATTCCGTTCCTCGAGCATGACGACGCCAACCGCGCACTGATGGGCTCGAACATGCAGCGGCAGGCCGTTCCTCTTCTCAACCCCCGCACGCCGCTCGTCGGCACCGGTCTCGAGGAGAAGGTGGCCCGCGATTCGGGCGCCACGATCATCGCGCATCGCTCCGGCACGGTCACCAGTGTCACCGCTGACGAGATCATCGTTGATACCGGCACGGGCTCGGAAGGCAAGGGAAAGAAGGACAACGCCGACCGTCCGCTCTCCCGCCTGACGCAGCACGACCGCTACAAGATCAAGAAGTACTGGAGAACGAACCAGGACACCGCCATCAACCAGCGGCCGATCGTTTTGCGCGGCCAGAAGGTGAAGGCAGGCGACGTGCTTGCCGATGGAGCCTCGACCGAGTTCGGTCAGCTGGCGCTTGGCGCCAACGTCACCGTGGCGTTCATGCCCTGGTACGGACACAACTTCGAGGACGCCATCGTTCTCTCCGAGCGGCTGGTGAAGGAGGACGTGTACTCGTCCATCCACATTCAGGAGCTCGAGCTGCACGTGCGCGACACCAAGCGCGGGCAGGAAGAGATCACCCGTGAAATCCCGAACGTCGCCGAAGAGGCACTGACGGATCTCGACGAGCGCGGCATCGTCCGCATCGGCGCGCACGTGAAGCCGGGCGACATCCTCGTCGGAAAGATCACGCCGAAGGGCGAGACGGAGCTTTCTCCCGAAGAGAAGCTCCTCACGGCCATCTTCGGTGAGAAGGCGAAGGACGTAAAGGATTCATCGCTCAAGGTCCCGCCGGGAATGGAAGGCGTCGTCATAGACGTCAAAATCTTCTCGCGCGTTGACGACCAGGTGGTGGAGAAGGACCGCGGCGAGCGCATCGGCGAGATCCGCCGGCTCGAGGGCGAGGAGAAGATCCGCGTCAACGAAGTGCGCGACGCCGAGCTTCAGGATCTGCTGGAAGGCCAGACGGTCGCGCTCGCTCTCAAGAGCGGCACGGTCGAGGAGGCGATTCAGGCGGGAACGAAGCTCACGCCGGCGATCCTGAAGGACCTCAAGCTTTCGGCGCTCGATCTCAAGACGTTCCGCGTCGAGAACAAGTCAATGAACGAGAAGGTCCGCACCATCATTGACGCGGCCAACGACGAGAAGGCCAAGCTCGAGGAGAAGGCGGAAGAAAGAATCGATCGTGTTCTTCAGCCGGATGAGCTGCCCCCGGGCGTCATTCAGCTTGTGAAAGTGTACATGGCCGAGAAGCGGAAGATCTCGGTCGGCGACAAGATGGCGGGGCGCCACGGCAACAAGGGTATCGTTGCCCGCATCGTTCCCGAGGAAGACATGCCGTTCCTGCCGGACGGACGTCCGGTGGACATCGTCCTGAACCCGCTCGGTGTGCCGAGCCGAATGAACGTCGGCCAGATTCTGGAGACGCACCTCGGCTGGGCAGCGAGACTGCTTGGCTTCTACGCGAAGACCCCGGTCTTCCAGGGAGCCAACGAGCGCGAAATCGGACTGCTTCTCAAGCTTGCGGCAGTTGCGTGGGTCAGAGACGCATTGGATCTGACAGCGCCGGGCGTTCGCATCAGCGACGCCGAGATCCGCGGCATCGTCGCCGACACGCGCCACGATGTGGTCGGTGAAGGCGAGCGTGTCGAGCTTCTTGCCGACGCCACGATCAACGATCTCTCGAAGCGCGGAGTCTCTGCCGAGACACGCGATGTGTTCAACCGCATTCGCGACTTCGTCACGGCGGCGGCGAAGGAGCTGGCCGAGCGCGAGTATTCGGAGCTCGACAACCAGATCGCCTTCCACCGCGGGAGCGACGAGGACGAGGAAGCGAGCGCGGCGACGAAGCAGCAGTACCGCACCGCCGCGAACCAGGTCGAGAAGCGCCGTGAGGCGGATGAGACCTCGGTGCTCGGCGGCCTTGAGCTTCCGGCTCTCGCTGCATCACTCGGCAAGAAGTCGGACATAGATGTGGATCAGGCGGCGGCAGAGCTGATGCGCCTCGCCGGAATCTCGGCGGGCGGAAAGGTTCGTCTCCGCGACGGGCGCACGGGAGAGACGTTCTCGAACCCGGTTACGGTCGGCGAGATCTACATGCTCAAGCTGTCGCACCTCGTGGACGACAAGATCCACGCGCGCAGCATCGGACCGTACTCGCTCGTAACGCAGCAGCCGCTGGCGGGCAAGGCGCAGTTCGGCGGACAGCGCTTCGGGGAGATGGAAGTGTGGGCGCTCGAGGCATATGGAGCGGCGCACACGCTTCAGGAAATCCTGACGGTGAAGTCGGACGACGTGAACGGACGCAGCCGCGTCTACGAAGCGATCGTGAAGGGCCAG